The following are encoded together in the Oncorhynchus gorbuscha isolate QuinsamMale2020 ecotype Even-year linkage group LG03, OgorEven_v1.0, whole genome shotgun sequence genome:
- the lemd1 gene encoding LEM domain-containing protein 1 isoform X1, whose amino-acid sequence MPVFVEDPAQFSKPRLKSELIAHKVTLPAVESKKQVYVELYLKHIVQKSAADFSSDEEDDDVVEVQDSQDFEEEKDPEMLDPSVLTDDELKTTLLKYGVEVGPIVATTRSIYERKLQRLLKPAQPRQNGGTGDADQYSDSEGDEESVSQQGSPETVSLMEENLHVDMRMVPHSWNNKNTEYRYHQCFMPSSRMVSPQSVSLRCGCDVDSSLSSKSFSITQMVEEFESRIPLSSSGPEIKRGNNRSSNQGPCPRPYWQEVATVDKYTMTNRSLFITPKTSLFKRQIKEPVTDVLMEMFPETEPTPTGIAATRRRPIKGAAGRPVQFKYPDLPASPMTLQRWAVEHRLVPLWVQILVFFILACLLYLIYAAMEDSLANPFVTLLDNLSMETGTETEGLSLQAEP is encoded by the exons ATGCCCGTGTTTGTAGAAGACCCCGCTCAGTTCTCCAAGCCGAGACTGAAGTCGGAGTTAATAGCCCACAAAGTCACCCTGCCTGCGGTGGAGAGCAAGAAGCAAGTTTATGTGGAACTATATTTGAAACATATCGTTCAGAAAAGTGCTGCAGATTTCTCTAGTGATGAGGAAGATGACGATGTTGTGGAAGTACAGGACAGTCAGGACTTT gaagaggagaaagatcCAGAGATGTTAGACCCCAGTGTACTGACAGATGATGAGCTTAAGACCACACTACTCAAATATGGAGTGGAAGTTGGACCCATTGTAG cCACCACTAGGTCTATATATGAGAGGAAGTTGCAGAGGCTACTAAAACCTGCCCAGCCCAGGCAGAACGGTGGCACAGGGGATGCAGACCAGTACTCAGACAGTGAAGGGGACGAAGAGTCAG tttcacaacaagGAAGCCCAGAGACGGTTTCATTAATGGAGGAAAACCTGCACGTTGACATGCGG ATGGTACCACACTCATGGAATAATAAAAACACGGAATATCGCTATCATCAGTGTTTTATGCCTTCGTCCAGAATG GTGTCGCCCCAGTCTGTGTCTCTGAGATGTGGTTGTGATGTTGACTCCTCTTTGTCCTCTAAGAGCTTCAGCATTACTCAAATGGTGGAGGAG TTTGAGAGTCGGATCCCTCTCTCCAGTAGTGGACCAGAAATCAAGCGAGGGAACAACAGGAGTAGTAATCAAGGACCTTGCCCCAGGCCCTACTGG CAGGAAGTGGCGACGGTGGACAAGTATACGATGACTAACAGATCCCTATTCATCACCCCTAAGACATCCCTTTTCAAACGGCAAATCAAG GAGCCAGTCACAGATGTTCTGATGGAGATGTTCCCAGAGACAGAACCCACACCAACTGGCATTGC TGCCACCCGTCGGAGGCCTATCAAGGGTGCAGCGGGGCGACCGGTCCAGTTTAAATACCCAGACCTCCCTGCTAGTCCCATGACCCTACAGCGATGGGCAGTGGAGCATCGCCTGGTTCCTCTGTGGGTCCAGATCCTGGTCTTCTTCATCCTggcctgtctcctctacctcatcTATGCTGCCATGGAGGATAGCTTGGCCAATCCCTTTGTGACTTTGCTGGACAACCTCAGCATGGAGACGGGGACGGAGACTGAGGGGCTGTCCCTCCAGGCTGAACCCTAG
- the lemd1 gene encoding LEM domain-containing protein 1 isoform X4, which translates to MPVFVEDPAQFSKPRLKSELIAHKVTLPAVESKKQVYVELYLKHIVQKSAADFSSDEEDDDVVEVQDSQDFEEEKDPEMLDPSVLTDDELKTTLLKYGVEVGPIVATTRSIYERKLQRLLKPAQPRQNGGTGDADQYSDSEGDEESVSQQGSPETVSLMEENLHVDMRMVPHSWNNKNTEYRYHQCFMPSSRMVSPQSVSLRCGCDVDSSLSSKSFSITQMVEEFESRIPLSSSGPEIKRGNNRSSNQGPCPRPYWEPVTDVLMEMFPETEPTPTGIAATRRRPIKGAAGRPVQFKYPDLPASPMTLQRWAVEHRLVPLWVQILVFFILACLLYLIYAAMEDSLANPFVTLLDNLSMETGTETEGLSLQAEP; encoded by the exons ATGCCCGTGTTTGTAGAAGACCCCGCTCAGTTCTCCAAGCCGAGACTGAAGTCGGAGTTAATAGCCCACAAAGTCACCCTGCCTGCGGTGGAGAGCAAGAAGCAAGTTTATGTGGAACTATATTTGAAACATATCGTTCAGAAAAGTGCTGCAGATTTCTCTAGTGATGAGGAAGATGACGATGTTGTGGAAGTACAGGACAGTCAGGACTTT gaagaggagaaagatcCAGAGATGTTAGACCCCAGTGTACTGACAGATGATGAGCTTAAGACCACACTACTCAAATATGGAGTGGAAGTTGGACCCATTGTAG cCACCACTAGGTCTATATATGAGAGGAAGTTGCAGAGGCTACTAAAACCTGCCCAGCCCAGGCAGAACGGTGGCACAGGGGATGCAGACCAGTACTCAGACAGTGAAGGGGACGAAGAGTCAG tttcacaacaagGAAGCCCAGAGACGGTTTCATTAATGGAGGAAAACCTGCACGTTGACATGCGG ATGGTACCACACTCATGGAATAATAAAAACACGGAATATCGCTATCATCAGTGTTTTATGCCTTCGTCCAGAATG GTGTCGCCCCAGTCTGTGTCTCTGAGATGTGGTTGTGATGTTGACTCCTCTTTGTCCTCTAAGAGCTTCAGCATTACTCAAATGGTGGAGGAG TTTGAGAGTCGGATCCCTCTCTCCAGTAGTGGACCAGAAATCAAGCGAGGGAACAACAGGAGTAGTAATCAAGGACCTTGCCCCAGGCCCTACTGG GAGCCAGTCACAGATGTTCTGATGGAGATGTTCCCAGAGACAGAACCCACACCAACTGGCATTGC TGCCACCCGTCGGAGGCCTATCAAGGGTGCAGCGGGGCGACCGGTCCAGTTTAAATACCCAGACCTCCCTGCTAGTCCCATGACCCTACAGCGATGGGCAGTGGAGCATCGCCTGGTTCCTCTGTGGGTCCAGATCCTGGTCTTCTTCATCCTggcctgtctcctctacctcatcTATGCTGCCATGGAGGATAGCTTGGCCAATCCCTTTGTGACTTTGCTGGACAACCTCAGCATGGAGACGGGGACGGAGACTGAGGGGCTGTCCCTCCAGGCTGAACCCTAG
- the lemd1 gene encoding LEM domain-containing protein 1 isoform X3, with protein sequence MPVFVEDPAQFSKPRLKSELIAHKVTLPAVESKKQVYVELYLKHIVQKSAADFSSDEEDDDVVEVQDSQDFEEEKDPEMLDPSVLTDDELKTTLLKYGVEVGPIVATTRSIYERKLQRLLKPAQPRQNGGTGDADQYSDSEGDEESVSQQGSPETVSLMEENLHVDMRVSPQSVSLRCGCDVDSSLSSKSFSITQMVEEFESRIPLSSSGPEIKRGNNRSSNQGPCPRPYWQEVATVDKYTMTNRSLFITPKTSLFKRQIKEPVTDVLMEMFPETEPTPTGIAATRRRPIKGAAGRPVQFKYPDLPASPMTLQRWAVEHRLVPLWVQILVFFILACLLYLIYAAMEDSLANPFVTLLDNLSMETGTETEGLSLQAEP encoded by the exons ATGCCCGTGTTTGTAGAAGACCCCGCTCAGTTCTCCAAGCCGAGACTGAAGTCGGAGTTAATAGCCCACAAAGTCACCCTGCCTGCGGTGGAGAGCAAGAAGCAAGTTTATGTGGAACTATATTTGAAACATATCGTTCAGAAAAGTGCTGCAGATTTCTCTAGTGATGAGGAAGATGACGATGTTGTGGAAGTACAGGACAGTCAGGACTTT gaagaggagaaagatcCAGAGATGTTAGACCCCAGTGTACTGACAGATGATGAGCTTAAGACCACACTACTCAAATATGGAGTGGAAGTTGGACCCATTGTAG cCACCACTAGGTCTATATATGAGAGGAAGTTGCAGAGGCTACTAAAACCTGCCCAGCCCAGGCAGAACGGTGGCACAGGGGATGCAGACCAGTACTCAGACAGTGAAGGGGACGAAGAGTCAG tttcacaacaagGAAGCCCAGAGACGGTTTCATTAATGGAGGAAAACCTGCACGTTGACATGCGG GTGTCGCCCCAGTCTGTGTCTCTGAGATGTGGTTGTGATGTTGACTCCTCTTTGTCCTCTAAGAGCTTCAGCATTACTCAAATGGTGGAGGAG TTTGAGAGTCGGATCCCTCTCTCCAGTAGTGGACCAGAAATCAAGCGAGGGAACAACAGGAGTAGTAATCAAGGACCTTGCCCCAGGCCCTACTGG CAGGAAGTGGCGACGGTGGACAAGTATACGATGACTAACAGATCCCTATTCATCACCCCTAAGACATCCCTTTTCAAACGGCAAATCAAG GAGCCAGTCACAGATGTTCTGATGGAGATGTTCCCAGAGACAGAACCCACACCAACTGGCATTGC TGCCACCCGTCGGAGGCCTATCAAGGGTGCAGCGGGGCGACCGGTCCAGTTTAAATACCCAGACCTCCCTGCTAGTCCCATGACCCTACAGCGATGGGCAGTGGAGCATCGCCTGGTTCCTCTGTGGGTCCAGATCCTGGTCTTCTTCATCCTggcctgtctcctctacctcatcTATGCTGCCATGGAGGATAGCTTGGCCAATCCCTTTGTGACTTTGCTGGACAACCTCAGCATGGAGACGGGGACGGAGACTGAGGGGCTGTCCCTCCAGGCTGAACCCTAG
- the LOC124032032 gene encoding N-fatty-acyl-amino acid synthase/hydrolase PM20D1.2-like has translation MTERSAKLNILKFVKIVSFSLLLVILAFFVAATVRTLTFDVNAGLQLAHWEKTNNIASDINQHQREELLSNFRDAIRIPTVSTTETQLNTTALREFDGLLRKAFPTVFSSHLVQHEVVANYSHLFWVPGSDLALVPYMLLAHIDVVPAEERDGWEAPPFSAKEIDGFIYGRGTIDNKQSVMGILQALEYLLIRGYSPRRGFFIGLGHDEEVSGFQGAMNIVRVLKKKGVQLAFVLDEGLAVLDGVISGLQGPAALIGISEKGLATVKLSVSKAPGHSSMPPRESSIGILAGAVKRLEDNPMPRLFGEGPERGTFEHLAHKFRLPLKFVMSNMWLFSPLLGRVMERRPDTNAFVRTTTAITMFNSGVKVNILPSQAEAYVNLRIHSAQSLQEVLELIQSTVGDERVKMELVDGFDPLPVSSYDETSFGFQIIKKTVLDQFPQVTVAPGICIGNTDSRHYTDLAKDIYRFAPTWFRPGDAQRFHGINERISKKNYEELVVFYFNLIQNCDIKDLPSPHSAGHEL, from the exons ATGACCGAACGCAGTGCAAAATTGAACATTCTCAAGTTTGTGAAAATTGTGTCGTTTAGCTTGTTATTAGTTATATTAGCCTTTTTCGTTGCAGCCACTGTAAGGACACTAACGTTTGATGTGAATGCAGGACTTCAACTTGCACACTGGGAGAAGACAAACAATATTGCGTCTGACATAAACCAGCACCAGAGAGAGGAGCTTCTATCGAATTTCAGAG ACGCAATCCGGATTCCCACCGTGTCAACCACGGAGACGCAGCTCAACACCACCGCATTGCGCGAGTTCGACGGCCTCTTGAGGAAAG CTTTCCCGACAGTGTTTTCTTCCCACCTGGTCCAGCATGAGGTTGTGGCCAATTACAGCCACCTGTTCTGGGTGCCGGGCTCTGACCTGGCCCTCGTCCCCTACATGCTGCTGGCCCACATAGATGTGGTGCCTGCtgaggagagagacggatggGAGGCCCCACCATTCTCTGCAAAGGAGATAGATGGATTCATCTACGGGAGAGGGACCATCGATAACAAGCAGTCTGTCATG GGAATTCTCCAGGCTCTGGAGTACCTGTTGATAAGAGGTTATTCACCGCGAAGGGGATTCTTCATTGGTTTGGGACATGATGAGGAG GTGAGTGGCTTCCAGGGGGCAATGAACATAGTGAGGGTGCTGAAGAAGAAAGGGGTACAGCTGGCGTTTGTACTGGATGAGGGTCTGGCTGTGCTGGATGGAGTCATCAGTGGTCTGCAGGGGCCTGCTGCTCT GATTGGGATCAGTGAGAAGGGGCTAGCTACGGTGAAGCTGAGCGTTTCCAAGGCCCCGGGTCACTCCTCCATGCCTCCCAGAGAGAGCAGCATAGGCATCCTGGCAGGAGCAGTCAAAAG ATTGGAGGATAACCCAATGCCTAGGTTGTTTGGTGAAGGCCCTGAACGTGGGACCTTTGAACACCTGGCTCACAAG TTTAGGCTCCCACTCAAATTTGTCATGTCGAATATGTGGCTGTTCTCCCCACTCCTTGGAAG AGTAATGGAAAGAAGACCTGATACAAATGCTTTTGTGAGAACCACAACTGCAATCACTATGTTCAACTCAGGAGTTAAG GTTAACATTCTTCCTTCCCAAGCCGAGGCCTATGTGAATCTGCGAATACATTCCGCACAGTCACTACAAGAG GTTTTGGAGTTGATCCAGTCCACCGTGGGAGATGAGAGGGTTAAGATGGAGCTAGTGGATGGCTTTGACCCGTTGCCTGTCAGCTCCTACGATGAAACATCCTTTGGGTTCCAGATCATCAAGAAGACTGTGCTGGACCAGTTCCCACAAGTTACTGTTGCCCCTG GTATCTGCATCGGAAACACAGACAGCCGTCACTACACTGACCTGGCCAAGGACATCTATCGCTTTGCTCCTACATGGTTCAGACCAGGGGACGCCCAGAG GTTCCATGGTATTAACGAGAGGATTTCTAAGAAGAACTACGAGGAACTGGTGGTCTTTTACTTCAATCTAATCCAGAACTGTGACATCAAGGACCTCCCTTCTCCTCACAGTGCTGGTCATGAGCTCTAA
- the lemd1 gene encoding LEM domain-containing protein 1 isoform X2 — MPVFVEDPAQFSKPRLKSELIAHKVTLPAVESKKQVYVELYLKHIVQKSAADFSSDEEDDDVVEVQDSQDFEEEKDPEMLDPSVLTDDELKTTLLKYGVEVGPIVATTRSIYERKLQRLLKPAQPRQNGGTGDADQYSDSEGDEESVSQQGSPETVSLMEENLHVDMRMVPHSWNNKNTEYRYHQCFMPSSRMVSPQSVSLRCGCDVDSSLSSKSFSITQMVEEFESRIPLSSSGPEIKRGNNRSSNQGPCPRPYWEVATVDKYTMTNRSLFITPKTSLFKRQIKEPVTDVLMEMFPETEPTPTGIAATRRRPIKGAAGRPVQFKYPDLPASPMTLQRWAVEHRLVPLWVQILVFFILACLLYLIYAAMEDSLANPFVTLLDNLSMETGTETEGLSLQAEP, encoded by the exons ATGCCCGTGTTTGTAGAAGACCCCGCTCAGTTCTCCAAGCCGAGACTGAAGTCGGAGTTAATAGCCCACAAAGTCACCCTGCCTGCGGTGGAGAGCAAGAAGCAAGTTTATGTGGAACTATATTTGAAACATATCGTTCAGAAAAGTGCTGCAGATTTCTCTAGTGATGAGGAAGATGACGATGTTGTGGAAGTACAGGACAGTCAGGACTTT gaagaggagaaagatcCAGAGATGTTAGACCCCAGTGTACTGACAGATGATGAGCTTAAGACCACACTACTCAAATATGGAGTGGAAGTTGGACCCATTGTAG cCACCACTAGGTCTATATATGAGAGGAAGTTGCAGAGGCTACTAAAACCTGCCCAGCCCAGGCAGAACGGTGGCACAGGGGATGCAGACCAGTACTCAGACAGTGAAGGGGACGAAGAGTCAG tttcacaacaagGAAGCCCAGAGACGGTTTCATTAATGGAGGAAAACCTGCACGTTGACATGCGG ATGGTACCACACTCATGGAATAATAAAAACACGGAATATCGCTATCATCAGTGTTTTATGCCTTCGTCCAGAATG GTGTCGCCCCAGTCTGTGTCTCTGAGATGTGGTTGTGATGTTGACTCCTCTTTGTCCTCTAAGAGCTTCAGCATTACTCAAATGGTGGAGGAG TTTGAGAGTCGGATCCCTCTCTCCAGTAGTGGACCAGAAATCAAGCGAGGGAACAACAGGAGTAGTAATCAAGGACCTTGCCCCAGGCCCTACTGG GAAGTGGCGACGGTGGACAAGTATACGATGACTAACAGATCCCTATTCATCACCCCTAAGACATCCCTTTTCAAACGGCAAATCAAG GAGCCAGTCACAGATGTTCTGATGGAGATGTTCCCAGAGACAGAACCCACACCAACTGGCATTGC TGCCACCCGTCGGAGGCCTATCAAGGGTGCAGCGGGGCGACCGGTCCAGTTTAAATACCCAGACCTCCCTGCTAGTCCCATGACCCTACAGCGATGGGCAGTGGAGCATCGCCTGGTTCCTCTGTGGGTCCAGATCCTGGTCTTCTTCATCCTggcctgtctcctctacctcatcTATGCTGCCATGGAGGATAGCTTGGCCAATCCCTTTGTGACTTTGCTGGACAACCTCAGCATGGAGACGGGGACGGAGACTGAGGGGCTGTCCCTCCAGGCTGAACCCTAG
- the lemd1 gene encoding LEM domain-containing protein 1 isoform X6, with the protein MLDPSVLTDDELKTTLLKYGVEVGPIVATTRSIYERKLQRLLKPAQPRQNGGTGDADQYSDSEGDEESVSQQGSPETVSLMEENLHVDMRMVPHSWNNKNTEYRYHQCFMPSSRMVSPQSVSLRCGCDVDSSLSSKSFSITQMVEEFESRIPLSSSGPEIKRGNNRSSNQGPCPRPYWQEVATVDKYTMTNRSLFITPKTSLFKRQIKEPVTDVLMEMFPETEPTPTGIAATRRRPIKGAAGRPVQFKYPDLPASPMTLQRWAVEHRLVPLWVQILVFFILACLLYLIYAAMEDSLANPFVTLLDNLSMETGTETEGLSLQAEP; encoded by the exons ATGTTAGACCCCAGTGTACTGACAGATGATGAGCTTAAGACCACACTACTCAAATATGGAGTGGAAGTTGGACCCATTGTAG cCACCACTAGGTCTATATATGAGAGGAAGTTGCAGAGGCTACTAAAACCTGCCCAGCCCAGGCAGAACGGTGGCACAGGGGATGCAGACCAGTACTCAGACAGTGAAGGGGACGAAGAGTCAG tttcacaacaagGAAGCCCAGAGACGGTTTCATTAATGGAGGAAAACCTGCACGTTGACATGCGG ATGGTACCACACTCATGGAATAATAAAAACACGGAATATCGCTATCATCAGTGTTTTATGCCTTCGTCCAGAATG GTGTCGCCCCAGTCTGTGTCTCTGAGATGTGGTTGTGATGTTGACTCCTCTTTGTCCTCTAAGAGCTTCAGCATTACTCAAATGGTGGAGGAG TTTGAGAGTCGGATCCCTCTCTCCAGTAGTGGACCAGAAATCAAGCGAGGGAACAACAGGAGTAGTAATCAAGGACCTTGCCCCAGGCCCTACTGG CAGGAAGTGGCGACGGTGGACAAGTATACGATGACTAACAGATCCCTATTCATCACCCCTAAGACATCCCTTTTCAAACGGCAAATCAAG GAGCCAGTCACAGATGTTCTGATGGAGATGTTCCCAGAGACAGAACCCACACCAACTGGCATTGC TGCCACCCGTCGGAGGCCTATCAAGGGTGCAGCGGGGCGACCGGTCCAGTTTAAATACCCAGACCTCCCTGCTAGTCCCATGACCCTACAGCGATGGGCAGTGGAGCATCGCCTGGTTCCTCTGTGGGTCCAGATCCTGGTCTTCTTCATCCTggcctgtctcctctacctcatcTATGCTGCCATGGAGGATAGCTTGGCCAATCCCTTTGTGACTTTGCTGGACAACCTCAGCATGGAGACGGGGACGGAGACTGAGGGGCTGTCCCTCCAGGCTGAACCCTAG
- the lemd1 gene encoding LEM domain-containing protein 1 isoform X5, whose product MEEEEKDPEMLDPSVLTDDELKTTLLKYGVEVGPIVATTRSIYERKLQRLLKPAQPRQNGGTGDADQYSDSEGDEESVSQQGSPETVSLMEENLHVDMRMVPHSWNNKNTEYRYHQCFMPSSRMVSPQSVSLRCGCDVDSSLSSKSFSITQMVEEFESRIPLSSSGPEIKRGNNRSSNQGPCPRPYWQEVATVDKYTMTNRSLFITPKTSLFKRQIKEPVTDVLMEMFPETEPTPTGIAATRRRPIKGAAGRPVQFKYPDLPASPMTLQRWAVEHRLVPLWVQILVFFILACLLYLIYAAMEDSLANPFVTLLDNLSMETGTETEGLSLQAEP is encoded by the exons ATGGAG gaagaggagaaagatcCAGAGATGTTAGACCCCAGTGTACTGACAGATGATGAGCTTAAGACCACACTACTCAAATATGGAGTGGAAGTTGGACCCATTGTAG cCACCACTAGGTCTATATATGAGAGGAAGTTGCAGAGGCTACTAAAACCTGCCCAGCCCAGGCAGAACGGTGGCACAGGGGATGCAGACCAGTACTCAGACAGTGAAGGGGACGAAGAGTCAG tttcacaacaagGAAGCCCAGAGACGGTTTCATTAATGGAGGAAAACCTGCACGTTGACATGCGG ATGGTACCACACTCATGGAATAATAAAAACACGGAATATCGCTATCATCAGTGTTTTATGCCTTCGTCCAGAATG GTGTCGCCCCAGTCTGTGTCTCTGAGATGTGGTTGTGATGTTGACTCCTCTTTGTCCTCTAAGAGCTTCAGCATTACTCAAATGGTGGAGGAG TTTGAGAGTCGGATCCCTCTCTCCAGTAGTGGACCAGAAATCAAGCGAGGGAACAACAGGAGTAGTAATCAAGGACCTTGCCCCAGGCCCTACTGG CAGGAAGTGGCGACGGTGGACAAGTATACGATGACTAACAGATCCCTATTCATCACCCCTAAGACATCCCTTTTCAAACGGCAAATCAAG GAGCCAGTCACAGATGTTCTGATGGAGATGTTCCCAGAGACAGAACCCACACCAACTGGCATTGC TGCCACCCGTCGGAGGCCTATCAAGGGTGCAGCGGGGCGACCGGTCCAGTTTAAATACCCAGACCTCCCTGCTAGTCCCATGACCCTACAGCGATGGGCAGTGGAGCATCGCCTGGTTCCTCTGTGGGTCCAGATCCTGGTCTTCTTCATCCTggcctgtctcctctacctcatcTATGCTGCCATGGAGGATAGCTTGGCCAATCCCTTTGTGACTTTGCTGGACAACCTCAGCATGGAGACGGGGACGGAGACTGAGGGGCTGTCCCTCCAGGCTGAACCCTAG